Proteins encoded in a region of the Perognathus longimembris pacificus isolate PPM17 chromosome 11, ASM2315922v1, whole genome shotgun sequence genome:
- the Ccdc185 gene encoding coiled-coil domain-containing protein 185, whose amino-acid sequence MEDYRHFSPRPYRDLWESPPPGGERGSPGPLGGPESARDTWAGTLCAGCEAGAPWHRPRCLPTQRSGRPGYITSPQESHSLTHVAQRPPDRVRKPRSGSRRLEDDWEESGTHCSPAWRQQRSPQPQPCFCYPSAQGDSPPPYPGGAYTPPCVRTFGKEKPQKEERWAVPVYTHVGCWSPSSVLTEKSSVSSQECRTKSACLCAQKQDGGGRMESADSPCSQPSASSGHNQALKGKLEEVVMSSRDQKIVALVLTRLKKAQRMRELQQQAAVAWEELKRSDQKVQLTLERERRQLLQQSQAQWQQQKEQRKTRPQPGRRRDRQGKHLAVTKGNKHAGVPGDSACKTPSPSPEDQENQWREKQERTQAQAEPSKQGQVQRLWEQERMLQRLRELNSLRLNKKLEEARYTRQMHALESQKNVREANLSSLVNYQARKVLMDCQLKAEELLRKLSLEQRKERSSQETHQGPVKKPHPEQQERAQKEEEPLKQAKGHTQESKEHKQVLKRMLLELAEQKIRHSRSHAQKTTRDRAQHLREFNTLQEKNHQILKLKAEKEQKYHIEGAKEAVKKREQTSHKQDLPFQDFHKLPSASRRDSGGGPSPSDSCFDPVAAEPQRHTRKHRGDY is encoded by the coding sequence ATGGAGGACTACCGCCACTTCTCCCCACGGCCCTATCGGGACCTCTGGGAATCTCCGCCGCCTGGGGGAGAGCGCGGGTCCCCGGGGCCGCTGGGCGGGCCCGAGTCGGCCAGGGACACCTGGGCGGGGACTCTGTGCGCTGGGTGCGAAGCAGGAGCGCCCTGGCATCGCCCGCGCTGTTTGCCCACCCAGAGGTCTGGTCGGCCTGGGTATATCACCTCCCCGCAGGAAAGCCACAGCCTGACCCACGTGGCCCAGAGACCCCCGGACCGTGTTAGGAAGCCCCGATCCGGCAGCCGGCGCCTGGAAGATGACTGGGAGGAGTCCGGAACCCACTGTAGCCCCGCTTGGCGGCAGCAGCGATCTCCAcagccccagccctgcttctgttACCCCTCGGCCCAGGGAGATTCGCCCCCACCGTACCCCGGGGGAGCTTACACTCCCCCCTGTGTTAGAACTTTTGGGAAAGAGAAGCCGCAGAAGGAAGAACGGTGGGCCGTGCCCGTGTACACACACGTGGGTTGCTGGTCCCCTTCGTCGGTTCTCACGGAGAAGTCCTCCGTGTCCTCTCAAGAGTGCAGGACGAAGTCCGCCTGCCTGTGCGCCCAGAAGCAGGACGGCGGTGGGCGGATGGAGTCTGCGGACAGTCCGTGCTCGCAGCCCTCGGCCTCCAGCGGGCACAATCAGGCCCTCAAGGGCAAGCTGGAAGAGGTGGTGATGTCATCCAGAGATCAGAAGATCGTGGCCCTGGTGCTGACTCGGCTCAAGAAGGCGCAGCGGATGCGGGAGCTGCAGCAGCAGGCGGCGGTGGCCTGGGAGGAGCTGAAGCGCTCCGACCAGAAGGTGCAGCTGACCCTGGAAAGGGAGCGCCGCCAGCTCCTGCAGCAGAGCCAAGCGCAGTGGCAGCAGCAGAAAGAGCAGCGCAAGACTCGCCCGCAGCCGGGCAGGCGGCGGGACCGCCAGGGGAAGCATCTTGCCGTGACCAAGGGGAACAAGCACGCTGGGGTCCCGGGTGACAGTGCGTGCAAGACACCGAGTCCATCACCCGAGGACCAGGAGAACCAGTGGCGGGAGAAGCAGGAGAGGACGCAGGCGCAGGCCGAGCCAAGCAAGCAGGGCCAGGTGCAGCGCCTCTGGGAGCAGGAAAGGATGCTCCAGAGGCTGCGGGAGCTCAACAGCCTGCGCCTGAACAAGAAGCTGGAGGAGGCCCGGTACACGAGGCAGATGCACGCCCTGGAGTCCCAGAAAAACGTCCGAGAGGCCAACCTGAGTTCCCTTGTCAATTACCAAGCCCGCAAGGTCCTCATGGACTGTCAACTCAAGGCGGAggagctcctcaggaagctgtcACTAGAGCAACGGAAAGAACGCTCGTCCCAAGAGACACACCAGGGCCCGGTGAAGAAACCGCACCCCGAGCAGCAAGAGAGAgcccagaaggaggaagagccgtTGAAACAGGCCAAGGGGCACACGCAGGAGTCGAAGGAGCACAAGCAAGTGCTCAAGAGGATGTTGCTAGAGCTAGCAGAACAGAAGATCCGGCATTCCAGGAGTCACGCGCAGAAAACCACCCGAGACAGGGCGCAACATCTGAGGGAGTTCAACACCCTGCAAGAGAAGAACCACCAGATCCTGAAGCTGAAGGCCGAGAAAGAGCAAAAATACCACATTGAGGGTGCCAAGGAAGCCGTTAAGAAAAGGGAGCAGACATCCCACAAGCAAGATCTTCCATTCCAGGACTTCCACAAACTCCCCTCGGCTTCGAGGAGAGACAGTGGTGGCGGGCCTTCCCCTTCCGACAGCTGCTTTGATCCGGTGGCAGCAGAGCCCCAGAGGCACACACGTAAGCACAGAGGAGACTACTGA